From one Rhizobium lentis genomic stretch:
- a CDS encoding TRAP transporter substrate-binding protein has product MSKKAVSRRELLGASTLVGATAVGALAAPAVLAQAPTVIKMQTSWPASDIWMDFARLYVERVERMSGGRLKFELMPAGTVVGAFQVLDGVNDGVIDAAHTVPVYWYGKHKAASLFGTGPVFGGSATTMLGWFHQGGGKDLYRELTQDIMGLNVYGFYGFPMPAQPFGWFKNPVATVNDINGLKYRTVGLAADLMQNMGMSVAQLPGGEIVPAMERGVIDAFEFNNPSSDIRFGSQDVAKNYMLSSYHQASESFEFLFNKDVFDDLPDDLQAILEYGVEAASTAITASAMDNYSSDLQKLQAEHGVTVHRTPKEILDAQLKAWDEIIPTLEADAFMKKVLDSQRQWVERVVYYELMNSADLALAYEHYFPGKLNLGK; this is encoded by the coding sequence ATGAGCAAAAAGGCAGTATCGCGTCGAGAGTTGCTGGGAGCATCTACGCTCGTTGGAGCAACCGCAGTTGGGGCTCTTGCCGCCCCGGCCGTGCTGGCCCAGGCACCCACCGTCATTAAAATGCAAACATCCTGGCCCGCGTCGGACATCTGGATGGATTTTGCCCGCCTGTACGTCGAACGGGTCGAACGAATGTCCGGCGGACGCCTGAAGTTCGAACTAATGCCTGCCGGTACGGTCGTCGGCGCGTTTCAGGTGCTCGACGGCGTCAACGATGGCGTGATCGACGCAGCCCACACCGTTCCCGTCTATTGGTACGGAAAGCACAAGGCGGCTTCCCTCTTCGGTACCGGGCCGGTATTTGGCGGCAGCGCAACCACCATGCTCGGCTGGTTCCATCAAGGTGGCGGCAAGGATCTCTACCGAGAACTCACCCAGGACATCATGGGGCTGAACGTTTACGGCTTCTATGGCTTCCCTATGCCCGCGCAGCCGTTCGGCTGGTTCAAGAACCCGGTCGCGACCGTGAACGACATCAACGGCCTCAAATATCGTACGGTCGGGCTCGCCGCCGATCTCATGCAGAACATGGGCATGAGCGTCGCTCAACTTCCGGGCGGCGAGATCGTGCCGGCAATGGAGCGAGGTGTCATCGACGCTTTCGAGTTCAACAATCCCTCCTCTGACATACGGTTTGGTTCGCAGGATGTCGCCAAGAACTACATGCTGTCGTCTTACCATCAAGCGAGCGAATCTTTCGAGTTCCTCTTCAACAAGGATGTGTTTGACGACCTTCCCGACGATCTGCAGGCGATCCTGGAATATGGCGTGGAGGCAGCAAGCACGGCGATAACAGCGTCCGCGATGGACAACTATTCAAGCGACCTTCAAAAACTCCAGGCCGAACATGGCGTGACCGTGCACCGCACTCCAAAGGAAATTCTGGACGCGCAACTGAAGGCCTGGGATGAGATCATCCCGACGCTTGAAGCGGATGCGTTCATGAAGAAGGTGCTCGACAGTCAGCGGCAGTGGGTGGAGAGGGTCGTGTACTACGAATTGATGAACTCCGCCGATCTCGCACTCGCCTATGAGCACTATTTCCCCGGAAAATTGAACCTCGGAAAATAG
- a CDS encoding TRAP transporter small permease subunit: MLRYIAFADELSAWFGKVFAWGILIMAFGVGYEVVARYLFRAPTPWAFDLSYMLYGTIFMMAGAYTLSRDGHVRGDFIYRLWKPRTQARLELVLYFIFFFPGITALVFSGWKYAARSWRYLEVSSNSPAGVPIFQFKAVIVAAGILLFLQGVAQVFRCILCIRTGEWPKQAEDVEELEKVLLETKSLDVLDSEDEGFLPSRGLDAGREPRDRDSQ, translated from the coding sequence ATGCTCCGTTACATTGCATTCGCCGACGAATTGTCGGCGTGGTTCGGCAAGGTGTTCGCGTGGGGAATACTCATCATGGCCTTCGGCGTCGGCTATGAGGTTGTTGCACGCTACCTTTTTCGCGCGCCGACCCCCTGGGCCTTCGATCTGAGCTATATGCTCTATGGAACGATCTTCATGATGGCGGGAGCGTATACCCTCTCGCGTGATGGTCATGTGCGCGGCGACTTCATCTACCGGCTCTGGAAACCGCGCACGCAGGCCAGGCTGGAACTGGTGTTGTACTTCATCTTTTTCTTTCCCGGTATAACCGCGCTTGTGTTCTCGGGCTGGAAATATGCCGCACGCAGTTGGCGCTACCTGGAGGTCAGTTCCAACAGTCCCGCCGGTGTGCCGATTTTCCAGTTCAAGGCTGTGATCGTCGCCGCCGGAATTCTCCTGTTCCTGCAGGGCGTGGCGCAGGTCTTCCGCTGCATTCTCTGCATAAGGACGGGCGAATGGCCGAAGCAGGCCGAAGATGTCGAAGAACTGGAAAAGGTACTACTGGAAACAAAGAGCCTGGACGTGCTCGACTCCGAGGACGAGGGTTTCCTTCCGTCGCGGGGACTTGACGCCGGACGTGAACCACGGGATCGGGACTCTCAATGA
- a CDS encoding TRAP transporter large permease yields MTDAHIAVGMLLILILAIFLGFPVAFTLMALGVGFGYYAYFDAGRMWRGYDRALESGGDAFTLAQTWIGGFFNNRIFDLFVNQTYSVIQNDVLTAIPLFLFMGYIVERANIVDRLFSTLFSVTRRVPGSMAVAALATCTLFATATGIVGAVVTLMGLLALPAMLKAKYDVRYATGVICAGGTLGILIPPSILLIVYAATSGISVVRMYAAALLPGLALAGFYLIYVVVRAILQPQLAPRPTKEDVGEHTPVQLAWMMLTSFAPLAFLILAVLGAILFGLATPSEAAAIGALGGLALAAAYRALTWQRLKESVYLTARTTAMVCWLFVGSATFASVFAYLGGQQFISDFVTGLDMSPLMFLILAQVIIFILGWPLEWTEIIVIFIPIFIPLLPHFGIDPLFFGILVAINLQTAFLSPPMAMSAYYLKGVSPPHVKLTDIFRGMMPYMLIVILCMVVIYLFPGIVYMLPNLLYGVQR; encoded by the coding sequence ATGACGGATGCACATATCGCCGTCGGGATGCTCCTCATCCTGATCCTCGCCATCTTCCTCGGCTTCCCGGTGGCGTTCACCTTGATGGCTCTCGGTGTCGGCTTCGGATACTATGCCTATTTCGATGCCGGCCGCATGTGGCGCGGCTATGACCGCGCGCTCGAATCCGGCGGTGATGCCTTTACACTGGCGCAGACCTGGATCGGCGGTTTCTTCAACAACCGGATCTTCGATCTGTTCGTCAACCAGACCTACTCGGTCATCCAGAACGACGTGCTGACAGCTATCCCGCTGTTCCTGTTCATGGGCTACATCGTCGAGCGAGCCAACATCGTCGATCGGCTGTTCTCGACGCTATTCAGCGTCACGCGCCGGGTGCCCGGCTCGATGGCGGTCGCCGCCCTGGCCACCTGCACACTCTTTGCCACCGCAACCGGCATCGTCGGGGCCGTGGTGACGTTGATGGGACTGCTCGCCCTACCAGCGATGCTGAAGGCAAAGTATGACGTGCGCTACGCGACGGGCGTGATCTGCGCGGGCGGCACGCTCGGGATCCTGATCCCGCCTTCCATCCTGCTGATCGTCTATGCGGCCACCTCCGGGATCTCGGTCGTCCGAATGTATGCGGCGGCGCTCCTGCCCGGCCTCGCCCTGGCCGGATTTTATCTCATCTATGTCGTGGTGCGAGCAATCCTGCAGCCGCAACTGGCGCCGCGGCCAACGAAAGAAGATGTGGGCGAGCACACGCCGGTGCAACTCGCCTGGATGATGCTTACATCCTTCGCGCCGCTCGCCTTTCTGATTCTTGCGGTGCTGGGTGCCATTCTCTTCGGCCTGGCAACGCCGTCGGAAGCCGCCGCAATTGGCGCATTGGGGGGACTGGCGCTTGCTGCGGCCTATCGGGCGCTTACCTGGCAGCGACTGAAGGAGTCGGTATATCTGACGGCGCGAACGACTGCGATGGTCTGCTGGTTGTTCGTCGGTTCGGCGACCTTCGCATCGGTATTCGCCTATCTCGGCGGCCAGCAATTCATCAGTGACTTCGTGACCGGCCTGGATATGTCGCCGCTGATGTTCCTGATCCTGGCCCAGGTCATCATCTTCATTCTCGGCTGGCCTCTGGAATGGACTGAAATCATCGTCATCTTCATCCCGATCTTCATTCCGCTGCTGCCGCATTTCGGGATCGATCCGCTGTTCTTCGGTATCCTCGTGGCAATCAACCTGCAGACGGCCTTCCTATCACCACCCATGGCGATGTCGGCATACTACTTGAAGGGCGTCTCGCCTCCGCATGTCAAACTGACAGACATCTTCCGCGGCATGATGCCGTATATGTTGATCGTCATTCTCTGCATGGTGGTCATCTATCTCTTCCCGGGCATCGTCTACATGCTGCCGAATCTCCTCTATGGAGTGCAGAGATGA
- a CDS encoding LacI family DNA-binding transcriptional regulator — MNLKQLSELLGLSQTTVSRALNGYPEVNEATRERVLQAVKETGYRPNKAAQRLATGKAGSIGLVMPTAPGHQSDVHFGEFLAGLGEEAVRHDFHFVIMPSDPDDEVAALRRLAISGNVDALFIAYMRAHDPRLAMLKSLSMPYVVHGRSFGTETDFPYLDIDNEGAFYDATRLLLQLGHTRFALMNGPMHLDFAIRRRNGVISALAERGLTLEEHCMNHALMTDEQGLLAMERFLQLPERPTAILCSSTVMALGAIRAVNQAGLRLGEDISLIAHDDVLPLLKPENFSVPLTTTRSSLRAAGVRIAQRLIGTVKEGGPFPDQELWKTELIVRASTGPAPQT; from the coding sequence GTGAATCTCAAACAGCTATCGGAATTGCTTGGGCTTTCGCAGACGACGGTGAGCCGGGCGCTCAACGGCTATCCCGAGGTCAATGAAGCGACCCGGGAGCGCGTGCTTCAGGCCGTCAAGGAAACTGGATACCGGCCGAACAAGGCTGCCCAGCGGCTCGCAACCGGCAAGGCGGGCTCGATCGGCCTCGTCATGCCGACGGCGCCGGGTCACCAATCCGACGTCCATTTCGGCGAATTTCTGGCTGGGCTCGGCGAGGAGGCCGTGCGCCATGATTTCCATTTCGTCATCATGCCGTCCGACCCGGATGATGAGGTAGCGGCGCTCCGGCGGCTTGCGATCAGCGGCAATGTCGACGCGCTGTTCATTGCCTACATGCGCGCTCACGACCCGCGACTCGCCATGCTGAAATCGCTCTCCATGCCCTATGTCGTGCACGGCCGCTCGTTCGGCACCGAGACGGATTTTCCCTATCTCGACATCGATAACGAAGGGGCTTTCTACGACGCGACGCGGCTCTTGCTGCAGCTCGGCCATACGCGCTTTGCCTTGATGAACGGTCCAATGCATCTCGATTTCGCCATCCGCAGAAGGAACGGCGTCATCTCAGCCCTTGCCGAACGCGGCCTCACGCTCGAGGAGCATTGCATGAACCACGCGCTGATGACGGACGAACAGGGCCTGCTGGCCATGGAACGGTTCCTGCAACTGCCGGAGCGGCCAACGGCGATCCTCTGCTCCAGCACGGTGATGGCGCTCGGGGCGATCCGCGCGGTCAACCAGGCGGGACTGCGGCTCGGCGAGGACATTTCGCTTATCGCCCATGACGATGTGCTGCCGCTATTGAAGCCGGAAAACTTCTCGGTGCCGCTGACGACGACACGCTCCTCGCTGCGGGCGGCAGGCGTTCGCATCGCGCAGCGGCTGATCGGCACTGTGAAAGAGGGCGGCCCCTTCCCCGACCAGGAGCTGTGGAAAACCGAACTGATCGTCAGGGCTTCGACCGGCCCTGCCCCGCAGACATAG
- a CDS encoding ABC transporter substrate-binding protein, with protein sequence MKKSFLMGVAVAALFAGAASAADLKFAPGQDSKFNWKSYDDFKAAHADLKGQPLTIFGPWRGEDEAFFMSVLAYFTEATGVDAKYSSSENYEQQIVIDTQAGSPPNIAILPQPGLLADLASKGFLTPLGDDNSKWIKDNYGAGDSWVGYGTYKGKDGKEAFYAFPYKADVKSLVWYVPENFEEAGYKIPTTMEELHALTDQIVKDGGVPWCIGLGSGGATGWPATDWVEDIMLRMQPPEAYDKWTTNELKFTDPAVVAAIDEFGKFAKNEKYVDGGVAAVASTDFRDSPKGLFAVPPKCYMHHQASFIPSFFPEGTKLGQDADFFYMPTYASKPELGKPVLGAGTLVSIAKDSKAARAFIDFLKTPIAHEVWMAQSSFLTPYKSVSTEAYANPQMKKEGEILTSATTFRFDGSDLMPGKIGAGAFWTGMVDFVGGKSAEEAAGEIQSAWDGIK encoded by the coding sequence ATGAAAAAGTCATTCTTGATGGGCGTTGCCGTTGCGGCGCTCTTTGCCGGAGCTGCGTCAGCGGCCGATCTGAAATTTGCCCCGGGACAGGATTCCAAATTCAACTGGAAGAGCTATGACGACTTCAAGGCCGCGCATGCCGATCTGAAGGGGCAGCCGCTGACGATCTTCGGGCCGTGGCGCGGAGAGGACGAGGCGTTCTTCATGAGCGTTCTCGCCTATTTCACCGAAGCGACCGGCGTCGACGCGAAGTACTCTTCTTCCGAAAACTACGAACAACAGATCGTCATCGACACCCAGGCGGGCTCGCCGCCGAATATCGCCATTCTGCCGCAGCCGGGCCTTCTGGCCGATCTAGCCAGCAAGGGCTTCCTGACGCCGCTCGGCGATGACAACTCCAAATGGATCAAGGACAATTACGGCGCGGGCGACAGCTGGGTCGGTTACGGCACCTACAAGGGCAAGGACGGCAAGGAAGCTTTCTATGCCTTCCCTTACAAGGCGGATGTCAAATCGCTCGTCTGGTACGTTCCGGAGAATTTCGAGGAAGCCGGCTATAAGATTCCGACGACCATGGAAGAACTGCATGCCCTGACCGATCAGATCGTCAAGGATGGCGGCGTTCCCTGGTGCATCGGTCTTGGTTCTGGCGGCGCCACCGGCTGGCCGGCGACCGACTGGGTCGAAGATATCATGCTGCGCATGCAGCCACCCGAAGCCTATGACAAGTGGACGACCAACGAACTGAAGTTTACCGATCCGGCCGTCGTTGCCGCGATCGACGAATTCGGCAAGTTCGCCAAGAACGAGAAATATGTCGATGGCGGCGTGGCTGCGGTGGCTTCGACCGATTTCCGCGACAGCCCGAAGGGCCTCTTTGCCGTTCCGCCGAAGTGCTACATGCACCATCAGGCCTCGTTCATTCCGTCATTCTTCCCTGAGGGCACGAAACTCGGCCAGGATGCCGACTTCTTCTACATGCCGACCTATGCTTCGAAACCGGAACTCGGCAAGCCGGTTCTCGGCGCCGGCACGCTGGTCTCGATCGCCAAGGATTCGAAGGCGGCTCGTGCCTTCATCGACTTCCTGAAGACCCCGATCGCGCACGAGGTATGGATGGCGCAGTCGAGTTTCCTGACGCCATACAAGAGCGTCAGCACCGAGGCTTATGCCAATCCGCAGATGAAGAAGGAAGGCGAGATCCTGACTTCCGCCACCACCTTCCGCTTTGACGGTTCCGACCTGATGCCGGGCAAGATCGGTGCCGGCGCCTTCTGGACGGGCATGGTCGATTTCGTCGGCGGCAAGTCCGCCGAAGAGGCTGCCGGCGAAATCCAGAGCGCCTGGGACGGCATCAAGTAA
- a CDS encoding carbohydrate ABC transporter permease, with translation MLWQIVSALSVVVVAVVACSAYFYFSNKILDFALPVSDGDVRAASRNLNRRAMIRPWLFLGPALFLLFVYLVYPVVATFILSFYDRTGLQFVGLTNYKWAIGDREFRQSIFNNILWLAVVPAACTFFGLVIAVMTDRIWWGNIAKSIVFMPMAISFVGASVIWKFIYEYRGGNDVQIGLLNAIVQLFGGTPEVWISVPFWNNFFLMVILIWIQTGFAMVILSAALRGIPEETIEAAVIDGANGWQIFWRIMVPQVWGTIAVVWTTITILVLKVFDIVLTMTNGQWQTMVLANLMFDWMFRGGGDSGRSAVIAIIIMLAVTPIMIWNVRRANRELKGH, from the coding sequence ATGCTGTGGCAGATAGTGTCCGCTTTGAGCGTCGTGGTCGTCGCGGTTGTCGCGTGCTCGGCCTATTTCTATTTTTCGAACAAGATCCTGGATTTCGCTCTGCCGGTGAGCGATGGCGACGTGCGTGCCGCCTCGCGCAATCTGAACCGGCGCGCGATGATCCGCCCTTGGCTGTTTCTCGGCCCGGCGCTCTTCCTGCTCTTCGTCTATCTCGTCTATCCCGTCGTCGCGACATTCATTCTTTCCTTCTACGATCGCACCGGTCTGCAGTTCGTCGGCCTGACCAATTACAAATGGGCGATCGGTGACCGCGAATTCCGCCAGTCGATCTTCAACAACATCCTCTGGCTCGCGGTCGTGCCGGCCGCCTGCACCTTCTTCGGCCTGGTCATCGCGGTGATGACGGACCGCATCTGGTGGGGCAATATCGCCAAGAGCATCGTCTTCATGCCGATGGCGATCTCCTTCGTCGGTGCCTCGGTCATCTGGAAGTTCATCTATGAATATCGCGGCGGCAATGACGTCCAGATCGGCCTGCTGAACGCCATCGTCCAGCTCTTCGGCGGCACGCCCGAAGTCTGGATCTCGGTTCCCTTCTGGAACAATTTTTTCCTGATGGTCATCCTGATCTGGATCCAGACCGGCTTCGCCATGGTCATCCTGTCGGCCGCGCTGCGCGGCATCCCCGAGGAGACGATCGAGGCCGCCGTCATCGACGGAGCCAATGGCTGGCAGATCTTCTGGCGCATCATGGTGCCGCAGGTCTGGGGCACCATCGCCGTTGTCTGGACGACGATCACCATCCTCGTCCTCAAAGTCTTCGATATCGTGCTGACCATGACCAACGGCCAATGGCAGACGATGGTGCTGGCGAACCTGATGTTCGACTGGATGTTCCGCGGTGGCGGCGATTCCGGCCGAAGCGCCGTCATCGCCATCATCATCATGCTCGCCGTCACGCCGATCATGATCTGGAACGTGCGCCGTGCCAATCGCGAACTGAAGGGCCATTGA
- a CDS encoding carbohydrate ABC transporter permease: MTAVGSYFKIGPARLFVHLAVLLIVIIWLIPTLGIFVSALRDKDQIVVSGWWTAFVGSTQTVAVRLGTPDQQRQEGANYVISGNVLEGQTGRSVKAFGNRVQQPAAFDAGMTADLGDGETLQINSDGSYRYMKNAAFSPDARPRRIYVSVSAPPEFTLQNYKTVLTGEGIGQSFINSLTVTIPATIIPILIAAFAAYALSWMEFPGRALLIALVVGLIVVPLQMSLIPLLRLYNEVGTMLGQPSKTYPGIWLAHTAFGMPLAIFLLRAYIAGLPKEIIESARVDGASDFEIFTRIVLPLSFPALASFAIFQFLWVWNDLLVAMVFLGTDKDHLVLTGSLNALLGSRGGNWEILTASAFVTIVVPLLVFFGLQRYLVRGLLAGSVKGG, translated from the coding sequence ATGACCGCAGTTGGAAGTTACTTCAAGATCGGCCCCGCCCGTCTCTTCGTTCACCTCGCGGTTCTCTTAATCGTCATCATCTGGTTGATCCCGACGCTCGGCATCTTCGTCAGCGCCCTGCGTGACAAGGACCAAATCGTCGTCTCAGGCTGGTGGACGGCCTTCGTCGGCTCGACGCAGACCGTCGCCGTTCGCCTGGGCACGCCCGACCAGCAGCGGCAGGAAGGCGCCAACTACGTCATCTCAGGCAATGTGCTGGAAGGGCAGACCGGCAGGTCGGTCAAAGCCTTCGGCAACCGCGTGCAGCAGCCGGCCGCTTTCGACGCCGGCATGACCGCCGATCTCGGCGATGGTGAAACGCTGCAGATCAACAGCGACGGCAGCTATCGCTACATGAAGAACGCGGCCTTTTCGCCCGACGCGCGGCCGCGGCGCATCTACGTGTCCGTCTCGGCACCGCCGGAATTCACGCTGCAGAACTACAAGACGGTTCTGACTGGCGAAGGCATTGGCCAGTCGTTCATCAATTCGCTGACGGTGACGATCCCGGCAACGATCATCCCGATCCTGATCGCTGCTTTTGCCGCCTATGCCTTGAGCTGGATGGAGTTTCCCGGCCGCGCACTGCTGATTGCGCTCGTCGTCGGCCTCATCGTCGTGCCGCTGCAGATGTCGCTGATCCCACTGCTGCGCCTCTATAACGAGGTCGGCACCATGCTCGGCCAGCCGTCGAAGACTTATCCCGGCATCTGGCTGGCGCATACCGCCTTCGGCATGCCGCTCGCCATCTTTCTCCTGCGGGCCTATATTGCCGGCCTGCCGAAGGAAATCATCGAATCCGCCCGCGTCGACGGCGCCAGCGACTTCGAGATCTTCACCCGCATCGTTTTGCCTTTGTCCTTCCCGGCGCTCGCCTCCTTCGCCATCTTCCAGTTCCTGTGGGTGTGGAACGACCTGCTTGTCGCCATGGTCTTCCTCGGCACCGACAAGGATCATCTCGTGCTGACCGGCAGCCTGAACGCGCTGCTCGGCTCGCGCGGAGGCAATTGGGAGATTTTGACGGCATCGGCCTTCGTCACCATCGTCGTACCGCTGCTCGTCTTCTTCGGGCTGCAGCGCTATCTGGTGCGCGGTCTGCTGGCGGGCTCGGTCAAGGGCGGCTGA
- a CDS encoding alpha-glucosidase, producing the protein MNVASQSISTPDKDWWRGAVIYQIYPRSYQDSNGDGIGDLKGITARLPHVASLGVDAIWISPFFTSPMRDFGYDVSDYENVDSIFGTLVDFDTMIAEAHRLGIRVMIDLVISHSSDQHPWFVQSRSSRTNAKADWYVWADAKPDGSPPNNWLSIFGGSAWAWDPTRMQYYLHNFLTSQPDMNLHNPEVQDRLLDVVRFWLNRGVDGFRLDTINFYFHDPLLRDNPALAPERRNASTAPAVNPYNFQEHIYDKNRPENLAFLKRFRAVLEEFPAIAAVGEVGDSQRGLEIVGEYTSGNDKMHMCYAFEFLAPDPLTPERVEEVMEDFAAAAPDGWACWAFSNHDVMRHVSRWGGLVADHDAFAKLYASLLMTLRGSVCLYQGEELALTEADLAYQDLQDPYGIQFWPEFKGRDGCRTPMVWDSHVAQGGFSTVKPWLPVPVEHILRAVNVQQGDETSVLEHYRRFIAFRKLHPAFAKGEIEFEESEGDTLVFTREYGNEKLLCIFNMSPAEAGVTLPAGEWQALTGHGFISNNYGDKIDIPAWGAYFARLA; encoded by the coding sequence ATGAACGTGGCTTCCCAATCGATCTCGACCCCCGACAAGGACTGGTGGCGCGGCGCGGTGATCTATCAGATCTATCCGCGCTCCTACCAGGATTCGAACGGTGACGGCATCGGCGACCTGAAGGGCATCACCGCCCGCCTTCCGCATGTGGCAAGCCTCGGCGTCGATGCGATCTGGATCTCGCCCTTCTTCACCTCGCCGATGCGCGATTTCGGTTACGATGTGTCCGACTACGAGAACGTCGATTCGATCTTCGGCACGCTGGTGGATTTCGATACGATGATCGCTGAGGCCCATCGCCTCGGCATCCGCGTAATGATCGACCTTGTCATTTCCCACAGCTCGGACCAGCATCCCTGGTTCGTGCAGAGCCGTTCCAGCAGGACCAACGCCAAGGCAGATTGGTATGTCTGGGCCGACGCCAAACCCGACGGCTCGCCGCCGAACAACTGGCTGTCGATCTTCGGCGGCTCGGCATGGGCGTGGGATCCGACGCGCATGCAATATTACCTGCACAATTTCCTGACCTCGCAGCCGGATATGAACCTGCATAACCCTGAGGTGCAGGACCGATTGCTCGATGTCGTGCGTTTCTGGCTCAATCGCGGCGTCGACGGCTTCCGCCTCGACACGATCAATTTCTATTTCCACGATCCGCTCTTGCGTGACAATCCGGCGCTCGCTCCCGAGCGTCGCAACGCCTCGACGGCGCCGGCGGTCAATCCCTATAATTTTCAGGAGCATATCTACGACAAGAACCGTCCGGAGAATCTCGCCTTCCTCAAGCGCTTCCGCGCCGTTCTCGAGGAATTCCCGGCAATCGCCGCCGTCGGCGAGGTCGGTGACAGTCAGCGTGGCCTCGAAATTGTCGGCGAATATACCTCGGGCAACGACAAGATGCACATGTGTTACGCCTTCGAGTTCCTGGCGCCGGATCCGCTGACGCCGGAACGTGTCGAGGAGGTGATGGAAGATTTCGCAGCCGCCGCACCCGATGGCTGGGCCTGCTGGGCCTTCTCCAATCACGACGTCATGCGCCATGTCAGCCGCTGGGGCGGGCTGGTCGCCGATCACGACGCCTTCGCCAAGCTCTACGCTTCGCTGCTGATGACGCTGCGCGGTTCCGTCTGCCTCTATCAGGGCGAAGAACTGGCGTTGACCGAAGCCGATCTCGCCTACCAGGATCTGCAGGATCCCTATGGCATCCAGTTCTGGCCTGAATTCAAGGGTCGCGACGGCTGCCGCACGCCGATGGTCTGGGACAGCCATGTCGCGCAGGGCGGCTTCTCCACGGTCAAGCCCTGGCTGCCGGTGCCGGTCGAGCACATCCTGCGCGCGGTAAACGTCCAGCAGGGCGACGAGACTTCGGTGCTCGAGCACTATCGCCGCTTCATCGCCTTCCGCAAGCTGCACCCGGCCTTTGCAAAGGGGGAGATCGAATTCGAGGAGAGCGAGGGTGATACCCTGGTCTTCACCCGCGAATACGGCAATGAGAAACTGCTCTGCATTTTCAACATGAGCCCGGCCGAGGCTGGGGTCACCCTGCCTGCTGGAGAATGGCAGGCGTTGACGGGCCATGGCTTTATCAGCAACAACTATGGCGACAAGATCGATATTCCGGCCTGGGGGGCGTATTTCGCCCGTCTCGCCTAA
- a CDS encoding ABC transporter ATP-binding protein, with protein sequence MTGLTLKDIRKSYGSVDVLHGIDLDIKQGEFIVFVGPSGCGKSTLLRMIAGLEAITGGEMYIDGMLVNDVPPSKRGIAMVFQSYALYPHMTVYDNMAFGMKIAGESKQEIDRRVRAAAESLQLTKYLDRLPKALSGGQRQRVAIGRAICRDPKVFLFDEPLSNLDAALRVATRIEIARLNEQMADTTMIYVTHDQVEAMTLADRIVVLSAGNIEQVGAPLELYERPANLFVAKFIGSPAMNIIPATIAAAGSQTTVTLTGGMSVTLDVATDASEAGKQASFGVRPEDLRIADGADYVFEGEVSIVEALGEVTLLYIEGLVPGEPIVVKLPGIYDVHKGQKMRFAADRQKLHLFDATGHTYRK encoded by the coding sequence ATGACTGGACTGACACTGAAGGATATCCGCAAATCCTACGGTTCCGTGGATGTTCTCCATGGGATCGACCTCGATATCAAGCAAGGCGAATTCATCGTCTTCGTCGGTCCGTCCGGCTGCGGCAAGTCCACGCTTCTGCGCATGATCGCGGGTCTCGAGGCGATCACCGGCGGCGAGATGTATATCGACGGCATGCTCGTCAATGACGTGCCGCCGTCGAAGCGCGGCATCGCCATGGTCTTCCAGTCCTACGCCCTCTATCCCCACATGACCGTCTATGACAACATGGCCTTCGGCATGAAGATCGCCGGCGAAAGCAAGCAGGAGATCGACCGCCGCGTCCGGGCGGCGGCCGAGAGCTTGCAACTGACCAAATATCTCGACCGCCTGCCGAAGGCGCTTTCCGGCGGCCAGCGCCAGCGCGTGGCGATCGGCCGCGCCATCTGCCGCGATCCGAAGGTCTTCCTGTTCGACGAGCCGTTGTCCAACCTCGATGCCGCGCTGCGTGTCGCCACCCGCATCGAGATCGCCCGCCTGAACGAACAGATGGCCGATACGACGATGATCTACGTGACCCACGACCAGGTGGAGGCGATGACGCTCGCCGACCGCATCGTCGTGCTTTCCGCCGGCAATATCGAGCAGGTCGGCGCGCCGCTGGAGCTCTATGAGCGCCCCGCCAACCTCTTCGTCGCCAAATTCATCGGCTCGCCGGCCATGAACATCATCCCCGCAACGATCGCCGCGGCCGGCAGCCAGACGACGGTGACGCTGACCGGCGGCATGTCGGTGACGCTCGATGTGGCGACCGATGCGTCGGAGGCGGGCAAACAGGCAAGCTTCGGCGTTCGTCCGGAAGATCTGCGTATTGCCGACGGCGCCGACTATGTTTTCGAGGGCGAGGTGTCGATCGTCGAAGCGCTTGGCGAAGTGACGCTGCTCTACATCGAGGGCCTGGTTCCCGGCGAGCCGATCGTCGTCAAGCTGCCCGGCATCTACGACGTCCACAAGGGCCAGAAGATGCGTTTTGCCGCCGACCGGCAGAAGTTGCATCTCTTTGACGCGACCGGCCACACCTATCGGAAATGA